The DNA sequence ACACCAAGATGTCGGCACGCACCGTGCTGTGAGGCGTGACGATGTCCTGCTCGTGCTTGGCCGAGATGCCGATCTCCCCCAGGCAGTAGGCAAGCCGCCTGCCCAAGCCGACCGGGTCTCGGGTCACGCCTGAGGTGTTGTACCAGTCCCGCGCTACCGCAGCCCGCTTCGACTCGCGCTCCTTCATCGGTGTGAAGGAGTCGAGGTTCCAGGTCTCTTTCAGAAGCGAAACGAAATGCGACTGCTCGAAGCGGTCCAGGTACGACTTGCCGATACTCGGCGCGCTATCGCTCAGGTCCCGGCACAGCGGGTAGATGTCCGCTGCGGCAATCGGCACCAGGCGCACGTCGAAGTACAGCCGGGCGCGGTTGTACGCCGCGAGCGGGAGCGTACGGCGATCGTCGGCACTCAGCTCCTGGTAGAAGGACCCCCAGTTGAGCCGGTAGCCCTCCCGCGCATTCGTGAATGACTGGATGCGCTGGATGCGCAGGCCGTCGGTCACCGGCCACAACATGACGACCTGGTGCTTCGAGAGGTCTTGCAGGGCTCCCATCCGCTCCCCGAGCTGCCCGCCGACACGCTCGATGGCCGAACCGATGGTTCCCGTCGTCGCGGCGATCTCCTCCAGGTCGGTACGCAGCACCTCCTGGTCGGGCAGGTTCTGGCCGCCGTTGTGGAACTCGAAGGTCTCCTCGATGATGGCGGGCCACTCCGACTTGGCGGGCCCGACCAGCTCCATGCCCGCAGACGCCAGGATTCGCTCGTTGCGGGTGGTCGCCCCCGCAAGTTGGGCCTGGAACTCCCGGCTGGTGGTCAGCCAGACCACCAGCACGCAGCTGTCCTTCAGCACGCCACGGTCGAGCAGGCTCAGCCGCTCCACGAACTGGCTGGGCACCGCGTTCTGCTCGGCCACCACCTCCTCGTACTGGTCGACGACGGCCACGGTGATCTGGGGCGTGAGCTGCCCACGCCCGGGGTGTGACGTGACCGCCGCGACGAGTTCAACCTCGGACTGGATCTGGCTGCGGGTCAGCTCCACCACACGGCACTCGGGAAGGTGGGTCGCGAGCTCCCGGACCGCGCTGCTCTTGCCGGACCCGCTGCGCCCGTAGAGCGGCAGGAACCGGAGACCTCCCGAGATCTTCATCGAGCTGTAGCAGCGCTGGACGACCTGAATAAGATCCGGATTGGGCCGGAGTCGAGCGCGAAAGGCGACATCGAGATCTTCATAGCGCGACGGAAGTCTGACGCTCAACGCTGCTGCTCCTGTGGTCGTCTCAACGTGAAGCAACTACTCTACCGACCACGACCGACGGGCCGCTCGCATCTTTCGATCGGCTCCTCCGAGGCGCCGTCTTTACGTGTCGGCACCCCGTCCGAGCCCGGTCAGTTGGTCGCGATCAACGACGCCGTCAGCGCCCGGCTGGTGATGTTGGTCGGACCGCCTGTCCACGTCCAGCGACACTGCGCCTGCAACACGTCGCCGGGGCTGAGCTCCAGCAGCACCCGGGTCAGGGCGGCCACCCCGATCCCGCTGTCTCCCTGCTTCTGTCTGCGCCAGAGCAGGGTCGTCCCATTCAGCATCAGCGACACCGACAGGCTGGTGATGGTCGTGAACCCGAACAGCGTGGCCGCGCTCGCACCGCACAGGTACAGGCCGCCAGTCCGGATCGTCAGCCGGTCATTGTTCACGGCAAGGTTCGCCATGTTGTCGTTGTCCCACACCTCCTCGGTGTAGGTCATCGTCGTCGCGGTGTTCACGACCACCGACTGGTTCGGGGGCACCTGCGAGCGCACGTACGCCGACGGCCGGTTGGCCGCAGCCGCCGCGGCGGCATCCCCGGCGGCCAGCGCCGCCTCGATGTCCTGCGCGAACGTCTGGAAGACGGCCGGGTTGATGGTGTCGCCACCGCACGGGTAGCGGATGCCGAGCAGTGGTGTCGATTCGGATCGGCCACCCGCCGACCGGGCCGCGCCTGCGGCAGTCAATCTGGTTCGACCTGCTCGTGGTCGTGGCCTGTGACGCGCTGGGCGTGGCGGCATTCGCAGCACTGTTCCTGCTATCCATGCCGTAGCTCGCCTGGCAAGAAGCCTGGCAAGACAGAAGAGCCCCCGTCCGGGAGACAACCCGGCAGGGGCTCTGACTCGCGGCGGGATAGTGAGCCGACCGCGGGACTTGAACCCGCAACCTTCCGATTACAAGTCGGGTGCGCTACCAATTGCGCCAGGCCGGCACGAACCGTGAAACGGTTCACAGCGATGGTACGCGCCGGAGCCGTGCGCCTCGCCACCGGATTCCCAGAAGTTTCGCCCCGTCTATGGCACTAAAGTACGTTTTGCCTGGCAGGGGCGTTCCACCTGATGATCCAACGGCTTGTTAACAGCCCGTGACCGGGTTACTTTGGCGGACGCCGGACGTGGTGAACACGGACGGCACTCACTTTCACTCGGATCGTCCGGCACGTTCCTGCCGGTGGAAGGAAGCACCCCCATGGCTACCGTCACGTACGCCAAGGCGTCCCGGATCTACCCGGGCACCGAGCGTCCCGCCGTCGACCAGCTCGACCTCCAGATCGGCGACGGCGAGTTCCTCGTCCTCGTCGGCCCCTCCGGTTGTGGCAAGTCCACCAGCCTGCGCATGCTCGCGGGCCTCGAGGACGTCGACCAGGGCGCGATCTACATCAACGACAAGGACGTCACGAACCTCCCGCCGAAGTCGCGGGACATCGCGATGGTCTTCCAGAACTACGCCCTCTACCCGCACATGACGGTGTACGAGAACATGGCGTTCGCGCTCAAGCTGCGCAAGACCCCGAAGTCGGAGATCGACACCCGGGTCAAGAAGGCCGCGCAGATGCTGCAGCTGGAGGAGTACCTGGGCCGCAAGCCCAAGGCGCTCTCCGGTGGCCAGCGCCAGCGTGTCGCCATGGGCCGCGCCATCGTGCGTGAGCCGCAGGTCTTCCTCATGGACGAGCCGCTGTCGAACCTCGACGCCAAGCTGCGCGTGCAGACCCGTTCGCAGATCGCCACGCTGCAGTCGCAGCTCGGCATCACCACGGTGTACGTCACGCACGACCAGGTCGAGGCCATGACCATGGGTCACCGCGTGGCCGTGCTGCTCGACGGTGTGCTCCAGCAGTGCGACACCCCGCGGACCCTGTACGACCGCCCGTCGAACGTCTTCGTCGCGGGCTTCATCGGCTCGCCGGCCATGAACATCAAGACCGTGCAGCTCACCGATGGTGGTGCCGTGTTCGGTCAGCTGGTGCTCCCGCTGACCCGCGAGCAGGTCGCCGCGGCTCAGGCCGAGGGCGGCAACGGCCAGGTCACCGTGGGCTTCCGCCCCGAGGACTCGGCGCTGGTCGGCGCGGGCGACGGCGGTCTGCCGATCGTCGTGGACCTGGTCGAGGACCTGGGCGCCAACGCCAACGTGTACGGCCACGCCGCGATCAACGGTGGCGAGGAGCGGTTCGTGGTCACCACGTCCCGCGCCGCGATGCCGAGCCTCGGCGAGACGGTGTACGTGAAGCCGGCCGCCGACCACCACCACGCGTTCCACGCCGCCTCCGGCGTGCGCATCTGACGCAGTAGCCAGCCCAAAGGGGGCGGAGCCGGTCGGCTCCGCCCCCTTTGCTGTGCCCGCTGTGCGGTTTGATCAGCGTTCGCGGTCAAGAAGTGCTGCCCAGCGGCAGCCTCCGACCGAAAACGGCGATCTTGCTGCCAACCCGGCGGCCTGGCGGTTCCTTATCCGCCTCGCGGGGCGGGTAAGGATGTAGGCATGACCGAATATCGAGTCGAGCACGACACGATGGGCGAGGTCCGGGTGCCGTCCGACGCGCTGTGGGGCGCCCAGACGCAGCGGGCCGTGGAGAACTTCCCGATCTCCGGCACGCCGCTGCCGTACCCCCTGATCATCGCTCTTGCCCAGATCAAAGAGGCGGCCGCGCAGGCGAACGCGGACACCGGTGTGCTGGACCGCGCGACCGCCGAGGCGATCGCCGCGGCGGCCCGCCAGGTGATCGACGGTGACCTGGCCCGGCACTTCCCGGTGGACGTGTTCCAGACCGGCTCGGGCACCTCCACCAACATGAACCTCAACGAGGTGCTGGCCCGCCTGGCCGGGCAGGCGCTGGGCCGCCCGGTGCACCCGAACGACCAGGTCAACGCCTCGCAGTCGAGCAACGACGTGTTCCCCTCCGGCATCCACCTGGCCGCGCTGCGGCTGATCGCCGACGACCTGCGCCCGGCGCTGCTGGAACTGCACGAGGCGCTGAAGCTGAAGGCGGCCCAGTTCGCGCACGTGGTCAAGTCCGGCCGCACCCACCTGATGGACGCCACCCCGGTGACCCTGGGCCAGGAGTTCTCCGGCTACGCCCAGCAGGTGCAGCGCGGGGCCGAGCGGGTCGCCTCGGCGCTGCCGCACGTGGCGGAGCTGCCGCTGGGCGGCACCGCGGTCGGCACCGGCGTCAACGCCAGCGCGGCGTTCCGGCGCGAGGTGTACGCCCACCTGGTCCGCAACACCGGCCTGCCGGTGCGGGAGGCCGAGAACCACTTCGAGGCGCACGGTTCACGTGACGCGCTGGTGGAGCTGTCGGGGCAGCTGCGCGCGGTGGCGGTCAGCCTGTACAAGATCGCCAACGACATCCGCTGGATGGGGTCCGGGCCGCGCGCCGGGCTGAGCGAGGTGCACCTGCCCGACCTGCAACCCGGCTCATCGATCATGCCCGGCAAGGTGAACCCGGTGCTGTGCGAGTCGGTGCGCCAGGTGTGCGCGCAGGTGATCGGGGCCGACGCGACGATCGCGTTCGCGGGATCGCAGGGCGACTTCGAGCTGAACACGATGCTGCCGGTGATCGCGCGCAACCTGCTGGAGTCGATCACGCTGCTGGCCGGCGTGTCCCGGGTGTTCGCGCAGCGCTGCGTCCTCGGGCTCACCGCCAACGAGGAGATCTGCCGCCTGTACGCCGAGGGCTCGCCCTCGATCGTGACCCCGCTCAACCGCCACATCGGGTACGAGGAGGCCGCCGCCATCGCCAAGCAGGCCCTGGCGGAGAACAAGACCATCCGCCAGGTGGTCGTGGAACGGGGCCACGTCGAGGCGGGCCGCCTGTCCGAGGCGGAACTCGACGCCGCCCTGGACGTCCTGGCCATGACCCGCACCCCGGACTGAACCCGGCGCGCCGCCGCCCACCCCGACCCCGCTTTACATAGACGTTGGCCTATCTCATCGAGTGACACGAGATCATTCTCGACGAGATAGGCCAACGTCTATTGAAAACACATCCTGCCCCGCCCCGCCACGTCAACGGTGGCAGGTCGGGAACAGGTCACGCCGCGCGGCGCCGGGCCACCTCGGCCAGCGCGACCGCAGCCGCCACCGACGCGTTCAGCGACTCGACCTCCGACACCATCGGGATGCTCACCCGCAGGTCACAGGTCTGTCCGACCAGCCGCCCGAGCCCGCGCCCCTCCGACCCGACCACCACGACCAGCGGCCCGATCGCAGCCTCCAGCTGGTAGAGGTCCGTCTCCCCGTCGGCGTCCAGCCCGACGACCGTGAACCCCTCCTGCTGGGCCTGCTTCAGCGCCCGGGTCAGGTTGGTGACCTGCGCGACCGGCAGCCGCGCGGCCGCACCGGCGCTGGTGCGCCACGCGGTCGCGGTGATCCCGGCGGCGCGGCGCTCCGGCACGAAGATGCCCTGCGCCCCGAACGCGGCCGCCGATCGGATGACCGCACCCAGGTTGCGCGGGTCGGTGACCCCGTCGAGGGCCACCAGCAGCGGCTCCGGGTGTTCGGCCGAGGCGGCGAGCAGGTCCTCGAAGCTCTCGTACGCGAACGAGGGCACCTGCACGCCGACGCCCTGGTGCAGCACGCCGCCGGTGAGGCGGTCGAGCTCGGCCCGGCTGATCTCCAGGATCGGGATGCCCCGGTCGCCCGAGGTGCGGACGATCTCGGTGATCCGGTCGTCGATGTCGATGCCCTGCGCGAGGTAGAGCGCGGTCGCGGGGATGTGCGCGCGCAGCGCCTCGACGACCGGGTTGCGGCCGACGAGCAGCTCCGGCGCGTCCTTGGGCGTGAGCGACTTGCGGCCGGGCGCGACCCGCGGCCCGGCGGCGCGGGCGGCGGTGGCCCGGCCGGGCGCGGTGCGCCGCGTCGGCGCGCCCTTGCCCGTGCCGCCCCGGCCCCAGGTGGTGTCCTTGGAGCCAGGCTTGCCGATCTTGGGGCTGCGCCCCTCGACGGCGGCCGCCTTGCGCTCCTTGTCCTGCTTCCACGCGGTCTTCGACGGCACCTTCTCGGTGCCGGAGTAGCCCTTGTGCCAGGGTCGCTCGTCGGCGGGCAGGGTCTTGCCCCGCCCCTTCAGGGTGTCCTTGCCCTTGCCGCCAGTTCCCTTGCTCGCGGTCTTCTTGCTGACCTGGCGTACGTTACGGCGTTGCGAGTTGCCCGGCATTACAGTTCACTTCCGATCGTCCAGCGTGGACCGTGCGGGGTGTCCTCGACCACCACTCCGGCCTGTTTGAGCTGGTCGCGCACGGCATCCGCGGCGGCCCAGTCCTTGCGCGCGCGGGCGGCGGTCCGCTGCTCCAGCGCGAGTGCCACCAGGGCGTCCACGGTGCCGCGCAGCGAGTCGCCGGCCTTCGTGTCCGCCCAGGCGGGGTCCTGCGGGTCGAGCCCGAGGATGCCGAGCATGGCCCGCACACTGCTCAGCGCGCCCGCGGCGGCCTTGCTGTCGCCGCCGGCCAGCGCCGTGTTGCCCTCGCGCACCACCTCGTGCAGCGCGGCGAGCGCCGCGGAGGTGTTGAGGTCGTCGTCCATCGCCGCGGCGAAGTCGGCGCACAGCACCCCGGGCTGCGTCACGCCGACCAGCTCGGTCGCGCGCTGCACGAAGCCCTCGATCCGCCGGTACGCGGTCGCGGCCTCCTCCAGCGCCTGCCAGCTGAAGTCGATGCGCGCCCGGTAGTGCGGGGACAGCAGGTAGTAGCGCAGGTCGGCGGGGCGCAGGCCGCGCTCGGTGACCGCGTCGAGGTCGATCACGTTGCCCAGCGACTTGCTCATCTTCGCGTCACCGAGGTTGAGCAGGCCGTGGTGCACCCAGAACCGCGCGAACGGCAGCCCGGCCGCGCGCGACTGGGCCTGCTCGTTCTCGTGGTGCGGGAAGACCAGGTCGAGCCCGCCGCCGTGGATGTCGAACTCGGCACCGAGGTAGCGCCGCGCCATCGCGGAGCACTCGATGTGCCAGCCCGGCCGGCCGCGGCCCCACGGCGACGGCCACTCGGCGTCGTCCGGCTCCTCGGTCTTGGCGCCCTTCCACAGGGCGAAGTCGCGCGGGTCGCGCTTGGCCCGCTCGGGGCCGTCCGGCGCGGCCAGCATCTCGTCGGGGCGCTGGCCGGACAGGGCGCCGTAGTCGCCGAAGGAGGAGACGGAGAAGTACACGTCGCCGCTGCCGTCGGTGCTCGGGTACGCATACCCGAGCGCGATCAGCTCCTGGATCAGCTCGTGCATCTCCGGCACGTGGCCGGTGGCGCGCGGCTCGTACGTCGGCGCCAGCACGTTGAGGCTGCGGTACGCGGCCGCGAGGATCACCTCGTTGGCGTACGCGATCGACCAGAACGGGCGACCCTGTTCCAGCGACTTCTGCAGCACCTTGTCGTCGATGTCGGTGATGTTGCGCACGAACGTGACCGACAGGCCCGAGTGCAGCAGCCAGCGGCGCAGCACGTCGTAGTTGACGCCGGAGCGCAGGTGGCCGATATGGGGACCGGACTGGACGGTGAGGCCGCACAGGTACACGGAGGCCTGACCGGGAACGCGCGGCACGAAGTCGCGCACCTGTCTGGTCGCGGTGTCGAAGAGTCTCAACGTCACCCGATAAGGATAGTCATCCTTCGCGACTCCATTGCGACTGCAGCCACCGCAGCGCGGGCAGGTACCGCTCATCGGCCGCGATGCGGTATCTCCGCCCGTCGTTGCCGGTGAAGCCGATCACCGTCCGGGAGCCGCCCGGCCCCTCCGGGTCGGCCTCGGCGGTGCCGCCCAGCACCGGGATGTTCCGCCGGGACGCCCCGCCACCCTGCGACAGCTCCAGCGAGACCGCGTCGGCGCGCAGGGTGCCGTCGAGCCAGCCGCGGCGGGCGTAGCGGGAGTCGGTGCCGTACACCGAGCCGCCGAACCGCAGCGGGTCGCCCGCCTGCACCGAGGCGAGCAGCCGCTCCGGCGAGCCGGTGTTCGTGCCGCCCGCGGGCGCCTCGTCGAGCTGGAACGCGCCGAGGCAGCGCGGCTCGCCGTACACCCGGATCTCCTCCAGCGCCCGGTCGATCAGCTCGCCCGAGGCCCGCCACCCGCCGGCCTGGGTGTAGTAGCGCCAGCGGCGCCCGTCCGTCGCGCGGCCGCGCGCCACCACCCGCCACGGCACCCCGAACAGGGTCCGCACGAGCACGAACAGCGGCAGCAGCAGGAGCGCGAGCAGCCATTCGGCGATGAAGAGGGCCAGCACGAGCAACAGCGGGAAGGCCACCACGAGCGCGAAGAAGACCAGCGCGATCGTGCAGCCGACCGGCTCGTCGCCGAGGTCGAGGCTGCCGAAGTCCACGAAACCGCCGCCGCTGCTGTTGCCGCGGAACCGGTGCGGCTTCGGCTTCCAGGGCAGCCAGCGACGGCCCACCCACCACTCGCGGCCGTCCGCCCCGCTCGCCCTGCCTGACATGCCCGGCATCCTGGCACGCGGCCGCAAGCCGCGCACCTCGCTGTGACGCGGTTATCCGCGCAGGTCAGGAGGGCATTTTCGCGATCACTGCGGGCAGATCAGCCAGGTCGGCGACGATCGCGTCCGGGCGGACCGGGCCGGGCACGGGGGCACCCGCGCGGTTGAGCCACACGGTACGCAGACCGGCGCCCGCCGCGCCGACGACATCGTGGTCGTACGAGTCGCCGACGTAGACGACCTCCTCGGGCCGCGCGTCCGCCGCGTCCAGCAGCGCCTCGAAGAACGCGGGCGCGGGCTTCTTCGGCACACCGCCGCGCAGCGCGTACACCTCGAAGGCGAACCAGCCGCCGAGCCCGCACAGCGCCGCCTCGCTGTTGGCGTTGGTGCCGTAGCCGAGCTGGTACTCGCTGCGCAGCTTGGCCAGCACGTCGAGCACGCCGGGGAACGGCCGCGAGTTGGCGAACCGGACCTCGAAGAACAGGTCGAGCAGGCCGGGGGTCTGGTCGGCGAGGCCGACGCGGTCCAGCGTGATCCGCAGCGCGGTCTCCCGGATCAGCCGGGCGGGCTGGTCGGCCAGCTGCCGCCAGCACTCGTCGGCGTCGGCCCGGAACCCGGCGACGCTGAGCCGGGGATCACCGACCGTCGCCACCACCGCGGCGAGCCCGGCGTTCACTCCGGTCACGATGTCCACCAGCGTATCGTCGGCATCGAAGGCAACAGTGGTGATCATCGGTATACGTTAGCCCATCCGGCCTGATCAGCCCCGCAACCGCAGCCCCCACCGCGCGTACGCGCCGACACCTGCCGGGGAGGGTCCTCCTGCGCCGCGACGCGCCGAGAAGGCGCCCTTCCGCACCCCGATAGGGTGGGAGGGTGGACACGGCGCAAACGCTGGATCGCGGCCTCCGCCTACTGACCCTCGTCGCCGACACCCCTGGCGGCCTCACCGTCACCGAGGCGGCCACCCGCCTCGGCGTGGGCCGCGCGGTCGTCTACCGGCTCGCCACGACGCTCACCGAGCACGCGCTGATCCGACGCGACTCCTCCGGTCGGCTGCGGCTGGGCCTCGGCCTGCTGCACCTGGCCCGCCGCGCGCAGCCGCTGCTGGCCGACGCGGCCCTGCCCGCGCTGCGCAAGCTGGCCGACCAGGTGCACGCCACGGCACACCTGACCGTCGCCGACGGGGACGAGGCGGTCGCCGTCGCGGTGGTGGAGCCGAGCTCGACGGTGTTCCATGTCGCGTACCGCACCGGGTCCCGCCACCCGCTCGCGGCAGGGGCGGCCGGGCGGGCCATCCTCGACGCCGACGAGGGCTGGACGGTCTCCTCCGGTGAACTCCAGCCGGGGGCGTACGGCATCGCGGCACCCGTACGCGACGTCGAGGGCCTGCGCGCCAGCGTCGGCGTGGTCGCCCTGGCCCCCCTCGACCCCGCGATGGTCGGCCCCCTCGTCGTAGCCGCCGCCCACACCCTCACCACCGCCCTCGCCTAACCTCCCCTCCTTCCCTTCCCCCACCCGCCGCGCCTCTCGGCACGTGCCGGGCGCCGGGCGCCCAAGATCAGCCAAGTTGCCGGGCAATCGGGCGTATCTTGGCCACTCTTTCGCCCAAGTGCCGGGCAACTTGCCCGATCTTGGGGCGCCCAACCTGGGCGGGCACCCGTTCTGGGCGGGCATACGACCGGGACGAACACGACCAGGGCGGGCGTACGACCAGGCGGCGCGCTGCCCGGTCTGGCGGGCGGGAGCGTTGTCCACCGGGTTGTGGATAACCCCATGAACTGCGTATCCACATGTGGATAACCGCGATTTCCACAGCTTTCCCACACGTAATCCACAGCCTTGGGCCGGTTATCCACAGCACGATCCACATGAACCGCAGATCTCCGGCACGCTGTCCGCCGTGCGACGAACTCGACGGCCACAGCAACTTGCCTGGCAGGTGTTCCGCGGCGCCGATGCGCTCCGCGAAGGCCTGCTCACCCTCGAACAGCTGCGCGGCGCCAACTGGCAGCGCCTCGCGTACGGCGTCTACGCCGACTCCCGCCTCGACCGCGACCACGGCCTGCGCTGCCACGCCCTGGCCCTGGACCTGCCCGAGCACGCCGGCATAGCGGGCCCCAGCGCGGCCTACCTGCACGGCGTCGAACACGCCGCCTCGTTCACCGACCCGGTCCACCTGATCGTCCCGGCCGGTACGCGCCTCAACCAGCGCAAGGAGGCAGCCGTGCACCGGATGGTGCTGGGGCCGGGCGAGATGGCCCTCCAGCACGGCCTGCCGGTGACGACTCCGCTGCGTACCAGCTGGGACATCGTGCTCTGGCTGGACCTCGTCCCGGCGGTCGCCGTGCTCGACGCGCTCCTGCGGGACAAGCGGGTGACCGCCGAGCAGTTGGCAGAGCTCGCCGCGGACCGGGTCGGCCGTCATGGCGCCGCGCGTGCCGCTCAGGCATTCGCGCTGGCCGACGGGGGAGCGCAGTCACCGCAGGAGACGCGGCTACGGCTCGGGCTGATCCGCGCCGGGCTGCCCCGTCCCGAGCTCCAGCATCCGGTGCAGGTCGGCGGACGGTTGCTGCACCCCGACCTGTCCTGGCCGCGGTACCGGGTCGCGATCGAGTACGACGGCGAGTGGCACGACAGCCCCGACAGCTTCCACCTCGACCGCCGACGCCTCAACCTGCTGGTCGGCGCGGGCTGGACCGTCCTGCACGTGACGAGCCGCCGCATGCGTACCGACTTCGCGGGCGTCGTCGCCGAGGTCCGCGCCGCCCTCACCGCAGCGGACTGGTCCCCCATGACCGACTAAATTGCCGGGCAATCGGGCGTATGAGTGCTCAAGATACGCCCGATTGCCCGGCAACTCGGATGATCGAGGAATGCGGTCAGCGGCGGCCGATGCTCAGGACCGGGTTGGGCTTGGAGGTCTCGGCGAAGAAGTCGTTGCCCTTGTCGTCGACGACGATGAAGGCCGGGAAGTCCTCGACCTCGATCTTCCACACGGCTTCCATGCCGAGCTCGGCGTACTCCAGCACCTCGACGCGCTTGATGCAGTCCTGGGCCAGCCGGGCCGCCGGGCCGCCGATCGAGCCGAGGTAGAAGCCGCCGTACGCCTGGCAGGCCTTGGTGACCTGGGCGCTGCGGTTGCCCTTGGCGAGCATCACGTAGGAGCCCCCGGCCGCCTGGAACTTCTCCACGTACGCGTCCATGCGGCCCGCGGTGGTCGGCCCGAACGAGCCCGACGCGAAGCCTTCCGGCGTCTTGGCGGGGCCGGCGTAGTAGACGGCGTGGTCGCGCAGGTACTGCGGCATCGGCTCGCCCGCGTCCAGCCGTTCGGCGATCTTCGCGTGGGCGATGTCGCGGGCCACGACCAGCGGGCCGGTCAGCGAGAGCCGGGTCTTCACCGGGTACTGCGCCAGCTGCTCGCGGATGGCGGACATGGGCTGGTTGAGGTCGACCTTCACCACGTCGCCGTCGGTGGCGGTCAGGTCCTCGTCGGTGGTCTCGGGCAGGTAGCGGGCCGGGTCGGTTTCGAGGCGCTCCAGCCATACGCCCGACGGGGTGATCTTGGCGACGGCCTGGCGGTCGGCGGAGCAGGAGACCGCGATCGCGACCGGGCAGGAGGCACCGTGCCGGGGCAGGCGGATCACCCGCACGTCGTGGCAGAAGTAGCGGCCGCCGAACTGCGCGCCGATGCCGAAGCTGCGGGTCAGCTCCAGCACCTCGGCCTCCAGCTCCACGTCGCGGAAGCCGTGCGCCAGCATGCTGCCCTCACCGGGCAGGTTGTCCAGGTACTTGGCCGAGGCCAGCTTGGCGGTCTTGAGCGCGTGCTCGGCCGAGGTGCCGCCGATCACGATCGCCAGGTGGTACGGCGGGCAGGCGCTGGTGCCGATGAGCCGCAGCTTCTCGTCCAGGAACCGGATGAACGAGGCGGGGTTCAGCAGCGCCTTGGTCTCCTGGTAGAGGTACGACTTGTTGGCGCTGCCGCCGCCCTTGGCCATGAACAGGAACTTGTACGCGTCCGCGTGCCCGTCGGGGTCCTCGGCGTACAGCTCGATCTGCGCGGGCAGGTTGGTGCCGGTGTTGCGCTCCTCCCACACGGTCAGCGGGGCGAGCTGCGAATAGCGCAGGTTGAGCTTGGTGTACGCCTCGTACACGCCGCGCGCGATGGCGGCCTCGTCGGCGCCGTCGGTCAGCACGTGGCGGCCGCGCTTGCCCATCACGATCGCGGTGCCGGTGTCCTGGCACATGG is a window from the Catellatospora sp. TT07R-123 genome containing:
- the rlmB gene encoding 23S rRNA (guanosine(2251)-2'-O)-methyltransferase RlmB, which encodes MPGNSQRRNVRQVSKKTASKGTGGKGKDTLKGRGKTLPADERPWHKGYSGTEKVPSKTAWKQDKERKAAAVEGRSPKIGKPGSKDTTWGRGGTGKGAPTRRTAPGRATAARAAGPRVAPGRKSLTPKDAPELLVGRNPVVEALRAHIPATALYLAQGIDIDDRITEIVRTSGDRGIPILEISRAELDRLTGGVLHQGVGVQVPSFAYESFEDLLAASAEHPEPLLVALDGVTDPRNLGAVIRSAAAFGAQGIFVPERRAAGITATAWRTSAGAAARLPVAQVTNLTRALKQAQQEGFTVVGLDADGETDLYQLEAAIGPLVVVVGSEGRGLGRLVGQTCDLRVSIPMVSEVESLNASVAAAVALAEVARRRAA
- a CDS encoding ABC transporter ATP-binding protein, encoding MATVTYAKASRIYPGTERPAVDQLDLQIGDGEFLVLVGPSGCGKSTSLRMLAGLEDVDQGAIYINDKDVTNLPPKSRDIAMVFQNYALYPHMTVYENMAFALKLRKTPKSEIDTRVKKAAQMLQLEEYLGRKPKALSGGQRQRVAMGRAIVREPQVFLMDEPLSNLDAKLRVQTRSQIATLQSQLGITTVYVTHDQVEAMTMGHRVAVLLDGVLQQCDTPRTLYDRPSNVFVAGFIGSPAMNIKTVQLTDGGAVFGQLVLPLTREQVAAAQAEGGNGQVTVGFRPEDSALVGAGDGGLPIVVDLVEDLGANANVYGHAAINGGEERFVVTTSRAAMPSLGETVYVKPAADHHHAFHAASGVRI
- the cysS gene encoding cysteine--tRNA ligase; the encoded protein is MTLRLFDTATRQVRDFVPRVPGQASVYLCGLTVQSGPHIGHLRSGVNYDVLRRWLLHSGLSVTFVRNITDIDDKVLQKSLEQGRPFWSIAYANEVILAAAYRSLNVLAPTYEPRATGHVPEMHELIQELIALGYAYPSTDGSGDVYFSVSSFGDYGALSGQRPDEMLAAPDGPERAKRDPRDFALWKGAKTEEPDDAEWPSPWGRGRPGWHIECSAMARRYLGAEFDIHGGGLDLVFPHHENEQAQSRAAGLPFARFWVHHGLLNLGDAKMSKSLGNVIDLDAVTERGLRPADLRYYLLSPHYRARIDFSWQALEEAATAYRRIEGFVQRATELVGVTQPGVLCADFAAAMDDDLNTSAALAALHEVVREGNTALAGGDSKAAAGALSSVRAMLGILGLDPQDPAWADTKAGDSLRGTVDALVALALEQRTAARARKDWAAADAVRDQLKQAGVVVEDTPHGPRWTIGSEL
- a CDS encoding ATP-binding protein, which codes for MSVRLPSRYEDLDVAFRARLRPNPDLIQVVQRCYSSMKISGGLRFLPLYGRSGSGKSSAVRELATHLPECRVVELTRSQIQSEVELVAAVTSHPGRGQLTPQITVAVVDQYEEVVAEQNAVPSQFVERLSLLDRGVLKDSCVLVVWLTTSREFQAQLAGATTRNERILASAGMELVGPAKSEWPAIIEETFEFHNGGQNLPDQEVLRTDLEEIAATTGTIGSAIERVGGQLGERMGALQDLSKHQVVMLWPVTDGLRIQRIQSFTNAREGYRLNWGSFYQELSADDRRTLPLAAYNRARLYFDVRLVPIAAADIYPLCRDLSDSAPSIGKSYLDRFEQSHFVSLLKETWNLDSFTPMKERESKRAAVARDWYNTSGVTRDPVGLGRRLAYCLGEIGISAKHEQDIVTPHSTVRADILVSRGNSFQSEVIVEMKAFSAENTMPSSIRDAIKTTLRRHAQLAGFLPRT
- a CDS encoding aspartate ammonia-lyase; translation: MTEYRVEHDTMGEVRVPSDALWGAQTQRAVENFPISGTPLPYPLIIALAQIKEAAAQANADTGVLDRATAEAIAAAARQVIDGDLARHFPVDVFQTGSGTSTNMNLNEVLARLAGQALGRPVHPNDQVNASQSSNDVFPSGIHLAALRLIADDLRPALLELHEALKLKAAQFAHVVKSGRTHLMDATPVTLGQEFSGYAQQVQRGAERVASALPHVAELPLGGTAVGTGVNASAAFRREVYAHLVRNTGLPVREAENHFEAHGSRDALVELSGQLRAVAVSLYKIANDIRWMGSGPRAGLSEVHLPDLQPGSSIMPGKVNPVLCESVRQVCAQVIGADATIAFAGSQGDFELNTMLPVIARNLLESITLLAGVSRVFAQRCVLGLTANEEICRLYAEGSPSIVTPLNRHIGYEEAAAIAKQALAENKTIRQVVVERGHVEAGRLSEAELDAALDVLAMTRTPD
- a CDS encoding IclR family transcriptional regulator, with the protein product MDTAQTLDRGLRLLTLVADTPGGLTVTEAATRLGVGRAVVYRLATTLTEHALIRRDSSGRLRLGLGLLHLARRAQPLLADAALPALRKLADQVHATAHLTVADGDEAVAVAVVEPSSTVFHVAYRTGSRHPLAAGAAGRAILDADEGWTVSSGELQPGAYGIAAPVRDVEGLRASVGVVALAPLDPAMVGPLVVAAAHTLTTALA
- a CDS encoding HAD family hydrolase, whose product is MITTVAFDADDTLVDIVTGVNAGLAAVVATVGDPRLSVAGFRADADECWRQLADQPARLIRETALRITLDRVGLADQTPGLLDLFFEVRFANSRPFPGVLDVLAKLRSEYQLGYGTNANSEAALCGLGGWFAFEVYALRGGVPKKPAPAFFEALLDAADARPEEVVYVGDSYDHDVVGAAGAGLRTVWLNRAGAPVPGPVRPDAIVADLADLPAVIAKMPS